One genomic region from bacterium encodes:
- the recA gene encoding recombinase RecA: MPEEREEKRKALELAMTQIDRQYGKGSIMWLGEDKKVAIDVISTGSISLDAALGVGGVPRGRIIEIFGPESSGKTTLALHVIAEAQKAGGLAAFVDAEHALDAHYANLLGVDTENLLISQPDTGEQALEITETLVRSGALDVIVIDSVAALVPRAEIEGEMGDAQMGLQARLMSQAMRKLTAAISKSRTCVVFINQIREKIGVMFGSPETTTGGRALKFYSSVRLDIRRTASIKEGENVIGNRTKVKVVKNKVAPPFKEAEFDIIYGQGISKIGDLLDLAVNMNIIEKSGTWFSYKEERLGQGRENVRRYLDQNPELLQAIEKRVRESIGLVGGKEAASAEA, from the coding sequence ATGCCAGAAGAGAGAGAAGAGAAGCGTAAAGCGCTCGAGCTGGCCATGACCCAGATTGACCGGCAGTATGGCAAGGGGTCGATCATGTGGCTCGGCGAGGACAAGAAGGTGGCCATTGATGTGATTTCCACAGGATCGATTTCACTGGATGCCGCTCTGGGGGTGGGTGGGGTGCCGCGTGGCCGGATCATCGAGATTTTTGGCCCGGAATCTTCAGGCAAGACGACCCTCGCCTTGCATGTCATCGCCGAGGCGCAAAAGGCCGGCGGCCTGGCGGCCTTTGTCGATGCCGAACACGCACTGGATGCCCATTATGCCAATCTCCTCGGCGTCGATACCGAGAATCTGCTGATCTCGCAACCGGATACCGGCGAGCAAGCCCTCGAGATCACCGAGACACTGGTGCGCAGCGGCGCGCTGGATGTCATCGTGATCGATTCCGTAGCCGCCCTGGTACCGCGGGCGGAGATCGAGGGAGAGATGGGCGATGCCCAGATGGGCCTGCAGGCCCGCCTGATGTCGCAGGCGATGCGCAAACTGACCGCGGCGATCAGCAAATCCAGGACCTGCGTAGTCTTTATCAACCAGATCCGCGAAAAGATCGGCGTAATGTTCGGCAGTCCGGAGACCACTACCGGCGGCCGCGCTCTCAAGTTCTATTCCTCGGTCCGCCTCGATATCCGCCGGACGGCCTCGATCAAGGAGGGGGAGAATGTCATCGGCAACCGTACCAAGGTGAAGGTCGTCAAGAACAAGGTCGCGCCTCCCTTCAAGGAGGCCGAATTTGATATCATCTACGGTCAGGGAATCTCCAAAATCGGCGATCTGCTCGACCTGGCGGTGAACATGAACATCATTGAAAAAAGCGGCACCTGGTTCTCTTACAAGGAGGAGCGCTTGGGCCAAGGCCGCGAGAATGTGCGCCGCTACCTCGACCAGAATCCTGAACTCTTGCAAGCTATCGAAAAGCGTGTGCGCGAGTCCATTGGCCTGGTTGGGGGCAAGGAAGCTGCGAGCGCTGAAGCCTAA
- a CDS encoding RecX family transcriptional regulator, whose product MAETHTVTAIEMQKKDASRISVFLDGEFAFGLHQDVLLECGIAKGDQLTAERVEAILALEERRRAKEKALRLLAVRSRSRKELTDRLKQALFSPAAVESALAEMERLGFLDDADFARMWGRNRTATRPTGAFMLRQELRQKGLNDAEIEQGLQAAFQDQSEAEVARALAVRRKKNLGAIPPEKAKKRLQDFLLRRGFGWEVVSALIDEWESL is encoded by the coding sequence ATGGCTGAAACGCACACGGTCACGGCCATCGAGATGCAGAAAAAGGATGCCAGCCGCATCTCGGTTTTTCTCGATGGGGAGTTCGCCTTCGGCTTGCATCAAGATGTCCTTCTGGAATGCGGCATCGCCAAAGGGGACCAGCTGACGGCCGAGCGGGTGGAAGCGATCCTCGCCCTCGAGGAGCGCCGGCGCGCCAAGGAGAAAGCGTTGCGGCTGCTGGCGGTGCGCAGCCGCAGCCGCAAGGAATTGACCGACCGGCTGAAACAGGCCCTGTTCAGCCCGGCCGCGGTCGAATCGGCTCTTGCAGAGATGGAACGTCTCGGATTCCTCGACGACGCCGATTTCGCCCGGATGTGGGGGCGTAATCGCACCGCGACACGCCCCACTGGCGCTTTCATGTTGCGCCAGGAACTGCGCCAGAAGGGACTGAACGATGCAGAGATCGAGCAAGGTTTGCAGGCGGCTTTCCAGGACCAAAGCGAAGCGGAGGTGGCTCGTGCACTAGCCGTCCGCCGCAAGAAAAACCTTGGTGCGATCCCCCCGGAAAAGGCCAAGAAGCGGCTCCAGGATTTTCTCTTGCGCCGCGGATTTGGCTGGGAAGTGGTAAGTGCGCTGATCGATGAGTGGGAGAGTCTGTAA
- the alaS gene encoding alanine--tRNA ligase, with the protein MTSQQIRQSFLDFFKNKNHHIVNSAPVVPQDDPTLLFTNAGMNQFKDIFLGLRPRQWPRVADSQKCIRVSGKHNDLEEVGRDTYHHTFFEMLGNWSFGDYFKAEAIEWAWELLTDVWHLPADRLYATIFAGDEMDQVPGDEEAAEFWASRTSIDPSHILRFSKKDNFWEMGDAGPCGPCSEIHIDRGEGFCDSIDPNHVCGVNSGCARFIELWNLVFIQYNRDDQGALHPLPAKHVDTGAGFERVVSVLQNVRSNYDTDLFAPIIASISRITGKSYSDGEEGVAFRVLSDHVRALSFAIADGAIPGNEGRGYVLRRILRRAARFGRTLGMHEPFIHKLVQPLVTSMGDAYPELRERQPHIERVIRAEEESFGRNLDRGIEIFEEKVATSRNGMLSGSDAFLLHDTYGFPLDLTQLMAEERGLTVDIQGFDQEMEKQRQRSTRSRDGSYATIEVDSGMGEDSRFMGYTHDQLETELVHYEPGRIVLKESPFYAESGGQVGDSGEIRNAHFHFAVETTKSVGAHIVHFGQLTAGTAPVPGDRVEAKINVEKRRATERNHTVTHLLHHALRTVLGEHVHQAGSLVAPDYVRFDFTHFEKVGEEQLRTIETIVNQEILRNRPVHWQVMPIEQAKALGAMALFGEKYSDQVRMVEVQDFSRELCGGTHVRATGEIGLFILRAESAIAAGVRRLEGLTGQSARDYLLVRAAVVARSSALLGCREEEVADRLERLLQERKNLEGELRKLRQSSSRDLIGELVQGAKEVAGIRMVAAQIEAANVDELKEAADLLREGLQSGVGILATAMGDKVQFICVVTRDLVETRKLKAGDLVREVAAVAGGSGGGSPHMALAGARDPGRIADALNQAERILAGIIDRLESGKNQDDRL; encoded by the coding sequence ATGACTTCACAGCAAATACGGCAAAGCTTTCTCGATTTTTTCAAGAACAAGAATCATCACATTGTTAACAGCGCTCCCGTGGTGCCTCAGGATGATCCCACCCTGCTCTTTACCAATGCGGGTATGAATCAGTTCAAGGATATTTTCCTGGGCTTGCGGCCGCGGCAGTGGCCCCGCGTTGCCGATTCTCAAAAATGTATCCGGGTCTCGGGCAAGCACAACGATCTGGAAGAGGTTGGCCGCGACACCTATCATCACACCTTTTTCGAAATGCTCGGAAACTGGTCCTTCGGCGACTATTTCAAGGCCGAGGCGATCGAATGGGCTTGGGAATTGCTGACCGATGTCTGGCACCTACCTGCCGACCGGCTCTATGCCACCATATTCGCCGGCGATGAGATGGACCAAGTGCCGGGCGATGAGGAGGCAGCGGAATTCTGGGCCAGCCGCACCAGCATCGATCCTTCCCATATTTTACGCTTCAGCAAGAAGGATAATTTCTGGGAGATGGGCGACGCCGGCCCCTGCGGTCCCTGCTCGGAGATCCATATCGATCGCGGCGAGGGATTCTGCGATTCCATCGACCCCAACCATGTTTGTGGGGTCAACAGCGGTTGTGCGCGTTTCATCGAACTCTGGAATCTGGTCTTCATTCAATACAATCGTGATGATCAGGGTGCCCTGCACCCGCTGCCGGCAAAGCATGTCGACACCGGCGCCGGATTTGAGCGTGTTGTCTCGGTGCTGCAAAACGTCCGATCCAACTACGATACCGACCTCTTCGCGCCGATCATCGCGTCGATCTCCCGCATCACCGGCAAGTCCTACTCTGATGGGGAGGAGGGCGTGGCCTTCCGGGTTCTTAGCGACCACGTCCGCGCCCTCTCTTTCGCCATTGCCGATGGCGCGATCCCAGGTAACGAGGGACGGGGCTATGTCCTGCGTCGTATCCTGCGCCGTGCCGCGCGGTTCGGCCGCACCCTCGGCATGCATGAACCCTTTATCCACAAGCTGGTGCAGCCGCTCGTCACCTCGATGGGCGATGCCTATCCGGAACTGCGTGAACGCCAGCCGCACATCGAGCGCGTCATCCGCGCCGAGGAGGAGAGCTTCGGGCGGAACCTCGACCGGGGCATCGAGATCTTTGAGGAAAAGGTGGCAACGAGCCGGAACGGGATGCTCTCCGGGAGCGACGCCTTTTTGCTGCACGATACCTATGGCTTTCCCCTCGACCTCACTCAGCTGATGGCCGAGGAGAGAGGCCTGACCGTCGATATCCAGGGCTTTGACCAGGAGATGGAAAAACAGCGCCAGCGTTCGACTCGCAGCCGCGACGGCAGTTATGCGACCATCGAGGTCGATAGCGGCATGGGCGAAGACTCCCGATTCATGGGCTACACCCATGATCAACTCGAGACTGAACTGGTCCATTACGAACCGGGGCGCATTGTCTTGAAGGAGAGCCCGTTTTATGCCGAATCGGGCGGACAGGTCGGCGACTCGGGCGAGATCCGCAATGCCCATTTTCATTTTGCCGTTGAAACCACCAAGAGCGTCGGCGCACATATTGTTCACTTCGGTCAGTTGACCGCGGGAACTGCTCCGGTGCCCGGCGACCGGGTCGAGGCGAAGATCAACGTCGAGAAACGGCGGGCGACCGAGCGTAATCATACCGTCACCCATTTGCTCCACCACGCCTTGCGAACCGTCCTGGGTGAGCACGTCCACCAGGCTGGATCCCTGGTGGCCCCGGATTATGTGCGCTTCGATTTCACCCATTTTGAAAAGGTCGGCGAAGAGCAGCTTCGGACTATTGAGACGATCGTCAATCAGGAGATTCTCAGAAACCGCCCGGTCCACTGGCAGGTGATGCCGATCGAGCAAGCCAAAGCGCTCGGTGCTATGGCCCTTTTCGGGGAGAAATATAGCGACCAGGTTCGTATGGTCGAGGTGCAGGATTTTTCGCGCGAATTATGCGGTGGCACGCATGTGCGCGCCACCGGTGAGATTGGACTCTTTATCCTGCGCGCCGAGTCGGCGATTGCGGCCGGCGTGAGGCGGCTGGAGGGTCTCACCGGCCAGAGCGCCCGGGACTATCTCCTGGTGCGCGCGGCCGTCGTCGCCCGCAGTAGCGCCTTGCTGGGTTGCCGCGAGGAAGAGGTGGCGGATCGCCTCGAGCGGCTGCTACAAGAACGCAAGAACCTTGAAGGCGAGCTGCGTAAGTTGCGCCAATCCTCCTCCAGGGATCTCATCGGTGAGCTGGTACAGGGTGCTAAAGAGGTTGCCGGCATCCGGATGGTGGCCGCGCAAATTGAAGCGGCCAATGTTGACGAACTGAAAGAGGCGGCCGATCTGCTGCGGGAAGGACTGCAGAGCGGCGTGGGTATACTGGCGACGGCCATGGGCGACAAGGTACAGTTTATCTGCGTTGTCACCCGGGATCTGGTCGAAACGCGCAAGCTCAAGGCCGGAGATCTCGTCCGCGAAGTCGCCGCTGTAGCAGGCGGCAGTGGCGGCGGCAGTCCTCATATGGCCCTGGCGGGCGCCCGGGATCCCGGGCGAATCGCCGATGCCTTGAACCAGGCGGAGAGGATTCTGGCTGGGATCATCGACCGGCTGGAATCCGGAAAAAACCAGGATGATCGATTGTGA
- a CDS encoding geranylgeranylglyceryl/heptaprenylglyceryl phosphate synthase, producing the protein MKVYERLLQIKERRGAGYLVLIDPDKQSMQEAIDLARICEATGVDALLLGGSLMFTHLFDDLIKGIKATCSLPLIIFPGSTRQLSPYADAILYLSLVSGRNAYYIIGDQVLAAPIIRSMQLEAVSTAYMLIESGNITSAQFLSDTRPIPREKPDITVAHGMAAELLGMRMIYLEAGSGARLSVPEEHIGALARHVALPIIVGGGIRTPEDAARKVAAGASFIVTGNIIEKNRDQALIQTFAEAIHVK; encoded by the coding sequence GTGAAGGTTTATGAGCGGCTTCTGCAGATCAAGGAAAGGCGGGGCGCAGGATATCTGGTATTGATCGATCCAGACAAGCAGAGCATGCAGGAGGCGATCGATTTGGCCAGAATCTGCGAAGCAACCGGGGTGGATGCGCTACTCCTGGGTGGGAGCCTGATGTTTACGCATCTATTTGACGATTTGATCAAGGGCATCAAGGCGACCTGTTCCCTGCCGTTGATCATCTTTCCCGGGAGCACCCGGCAGCTTTCCCCTTACGCAGATGCCATTCTCTATCTTTCACTGGTCAGCGGGCGCAATGCCTACTATATCATCGGCGATCAGGTCCTGGCCGCGCCGATCATCCGCTCCATGCAGCTGGAGGCGGTCTCGACCGCCTATATGCTGATTGAATCGGGGAATATCACCTCCGCGCAATTTCTGAGTGATACCCGTCCGATTCCGCGCGAGAAGCCGGATATCACCGTCGCGCACGGTATGGCGGCGGAGCTTCTGGGGATGCGCATGATCTATCTGGAGGCGGGCAGCGGCGCACGACTTTCGGTGCCGGAGGAACACATCGGCGCGCTCGCCCGACATGTAGCGTTGCCGATCATTGTCGGCGGCGGCATCCGCACTCCTGAAGATGCGGCGCGCAAAGTAGCGGCAGGCGCCAGCTTTATTGTGACCGGAAATATCATTGAAAAGAACCGCGACCAGGCCTTGATTCAGACCTTCGCTGAGGCCATACATGTCAAGTGA
- the gmhA gene encoding D-sedoheptulose 7-phosphate isomerase produces the protein MNELDFIEKQLQESEALFATLRNELGAAIQQGAGMIIDALRRGKKILICGNGGSAADAQHFAAELVGRLQRDRTPLPAIALTTDTSILTAVGNDYGFDKIFRRQVEAWGEAGDLLLAISTSGNSPNILEAIAAARQLGLQVLTLAGRDGGAMSACADLALVVPARTSQHIQEGHIGIIHIWCALVEDTLFPPAS, from the coding sequence ATGAACGAACTAGACTTTATCGAAAAGCAGCTCCAGGAGAGTGAGGCCCTCTTTGCCACCCTGCGTAATGAGCTGGGCGCCGCCATTCAGCAGGGCGCCGGGATGATAATTGACGCTCTGCGACGCGGTAAAAAAATCTTGATCTGTGGCAACGGCGGCAGCGCTGCCGATGCCCAGCACTTCGCCGCTGAACTGGTGGGACGGCTGCAGCGGGATCGCACGCCGCTGCCGGCGATCGCCCTGACGACCGACACCTCCATTCTCACCGCAGTGGGAAATGACTACGGGTTTGATAAAATATTCCGCCGCCAGGTCGAGGCTTGGGGCGAGGCAGGCGACCTGCTGCTGGCTATCAGCACCAGCGGCAACTCGCCGAATATCCTCGAGGCAATCGCGGCCGCACGGCAGCTCGGACTCCAGGTGCTCACCCTCGCAGGCCGGGATGGCGGCGCTATGTCCGCCTGTGCAGACCTCGCCCTGGTCGTGCCGGCCCGCACCTCCCAGCATATCCAGGAGGGGCATATTGGCATCATCCACATCTGGTGCGCGCTCGTCGAAGATACCCTGTTTCCACCCGCGTCCTAA
- a CDS encoding BatA domain-containing protein, producing MNFLNSAILMGLGAVALPILIHLFTRARAKPVRFSSLRFLKQLQNQQIRRVRIRQILLLLLRTLAVLLLVLAFARPTCRSRTGANARARTSAIILLDNSVSMAVEDKGRTLFDAAKKAAGSILDQMQPGDELYLCPVTDTTRQEYRRAFHDPAALRHELETMGLDYSETRISAGLRFAQNLLQRSNNANREIYLVSDMQAHGFTADSLPLPPFTMHRFAIPIQADHPNNLAITGVKLRSTILEIGKSVEIEVALANTGQGPGRNKLAQLFLNGRRVAQRSVSLEPGTKALETFHFILDRSGWLDGRVLLEDDALLQDNQRYFAFYVPERLTVGVLAQPSRGGDLLQLALRSSADSSGLIQVVPVVPERASALALDSLQLAVLYNLNTLPEPAIDHLAAWHSEGGGLLVVLGRRTDVTWYNQRLAPVLHLAPVLGELGRGGSFSLGRIDASHPLFTGIFEGEARHFTRPQFTYALRLAPPAEQNVLMAYSSGDPYLLEARGDHGTVLLFTASFEPEESDMAYRTLFAPLLHRSMSYLASGALNQGGESAVGDLLRWRVPASLLQSRLEIAGPEERLDNVRPLVTASGPWIVYAETRQPGIYRLQAEGKTRMIWAVNTPDAELDLTAAQRSQVAASHHLVWIDDPAAIARTIREERVGREYWREFMIAALILLLVEMALYREKTGKTPEA from the coding sequence TTGAATTTCCTTAATTCCGCCATATTGATGGGGCTTGGCGCCGTCGCCCTGCCTATCCTTATCCATCTCTTCACCCGGGCCCGAGCAAAACCCGTCCGCTTCAGCTCCCTGCGATTTCTCAAACAACTGCAGAACCAGCAAATCCGGCGGGTCAGGATCCGCCAGATCCTGCTGCTGCTCCTGCGCACGTTGGCGGTGCTCTTGCTGGTGCTCGCCTTCGCCCGCCCGACCTGCCGGAGCCGCACCGGCGCCAATGCCCGGGCTCGGACCAGCGCTATAATCCTTCTGGACAATTCGGTGAGTATGGCGGTCGAAGATAAGGGCCGGACGCTGTTCGATGCGGCGAAAAAAGCCGCCGGGAGCATTCTCGACCAGATGCAGCCAGGGGATGAGCTCTATCTCTGCCCGGTCACCGACACCACCCGGCAGGAATACCGGCGTGCCTTTCACGACCCAGCGGCCCTAAGGCACGAGCTGGAGACCATGGGGCTTGATTATTCTGAAACTCGAATTTCGGCGGGACTGCGTTTTGCCCAGAATCTGCTCCAGCGCTCGAACAACGCCAATCGCGAGATCTATCTGGTCTCCGACATGCAAGCCCATGGGTTTACGGCGGATTCGCTGCCGCTTCCCCCCTTCACGATGCACCGGTTTGCCATTCCCATTCAGGCCGATCATCCCAATAACCTGGCGATAACCGGTGTCAAGCTGCGCTCCACCATCCTCGAGATCGGCAAGAGCGTCGAGATCGAGGTGGCGCTCGCGAATACCGGCCAGGGTCCGGGCCGGAACAAGCTGGCGCAACTCTTTCTGAATGGCCGGCGGGTCGCACAGCGGAGCGTATCGCTCGAACCAGGCACTAAGGCTCTGGAGACCTTCCATTTCATCCTCGATCGCAGCGGCTGGCTCGACGGCCGTGTCCTGCTTGAAGATGATGCGCTACTGCAAGACAATCAGCGCTATTTCGCATTTTATGTGCCGGAGCGTCTCACGGTCGGCGTCTTGGCGCAGCCATCCCGGGGCGGGGATCTGTTGCAGCTGGCGCTCCGTTCTTCCGCCGACTCTTCGGGGCTGATCCAGGTGGTCCCAGTCGTCCCTGAACGCGCGAGCGCCCTGGCACTGGACTCGCTGCAGCTCGCCGTGCTCTACAATCTGAACACGTTGCCCGAGCCAGCCATTGATCATCTGGCGGCATGGCACAGCGAGGGTGGCGGCCTGCTGGTCGTTTTGGGACGGCGGACGGATGTCACCTGGTACAATCAGCGGCTTGCGCCGGTGCTTCATCTGGCGCCAGTACTTGGGGAGTTGGGGCGAGGCGGCAGTTTCTCGCTCGGCCGTATCGATGCCAGCCATCCTTTGTTTACGGGTATCTTTGAAGGGGAAGCCCGTCATTTTACCCGGCCGCAATTCACCTATGCGCTGCGCCTGGCTCCACCCGCCGAGCAAAATGTTTTAATGGCCTATAGCAGCGGCGATCCCTATCTGCTTGAGGCGCGCGGCGATCACGGCACGGTGCTGCTTTTTACGGCCAGTTTCGAGCCGGAGGAGAGCGATATGGCCTACCGGACCCTTTTTGCGCCCTTGTTGCACCGCAGCATGAGTTATCTCGCATCGGGTGCTCTGAACCAGGGCGGTGAGAGCGCGGTAGGCGATCTTTTACGCTGGAGGGTGCCGGCTTCCCTGCTGCAGAGCCGGCTTGAGATCGCGGGGCCCGAGGAACGCCTGGATAATGTTCGCCCGCTGGTCACGGCTTCGGGTCCCTGGATCGTGTACGCCGAGACGCGGCAGCCCGGCATCTATCGTCTGCAAGCCGAAGGTAAAACCCGGATGATCTGGGCGGTCAATACTCCCGACGCGGAATTGGATCTCACAGCGGCGCAGCGATCGCAGGTCGCCGCATCGCATCACCTGGTCTGGATCGATGATCCGGCCGCAATCGCCCGTACCATCCGCGAAGAGCGGGTCGGCCGGGAATACTGGCGTGAATTTATGATCGCCGCCCTGATTTTACTGCTGGTTGAGATGGCCCTTTACCGCGAAAAAACCGGGAAAACGCCGGAGGCATAG
- the hflX gene encoding GTPase HflX: MENYSNSLSSAAAPRERAVLVGLITRETPSWRVEDYLDELELLADTAGADVIERVVQERDRRDPAFMIGRGKVEELAQLARYQDADLVIFDDDLTPTQTKNIEKLCGVKILDRSGLILDIFAKHARTREARTQVELAQLKYLAPRLAGQWRHLERQVGGIGVRGPGETQLEVDRRLIRKRVGLLEKELERIAGQREIRRKNRHDFFKAALVGYTNAGKSTLLNALTNAGVLVEDRLFATLDATVRSLQLEARRQILLIDTVGFIRKLPHHLIASFKSTLEESADADLLLHVIDITHPGYAEQMIAVEKVLQELHLTGKPVLKVFNKIDRFDQPGVIARLRESEQPCVFISAQRGIGLTQLVARLSEFAEAAFISETLELPLRQAGCIARLYEVAEVLDTLYDEKGVSVQIRFPRNQAQRVRGQISRILAGEGEDVRKD, from the coding sequence GTGGAAAACTATTCGAATAGCCTTTCATCGGCAGCGGCGCCGCGGGAACGCGCCGTCCTGGTGGGCCTGATCACACGGGAAACTCCTTCCTGGCGGGTTGAGGATTATCTCGATGAGTTGGAGCTGCTTGCCGATACCGCCGGGGCCGATGTGATCGAAAGGGTGGTGCAGGAGCGCGATCGCCGCGATCCGGCTTTCATGATCGGGCGGGGCAAGGTGGAGGAACTGGCGCAGCTGGCGCGCTACCAGGATGCCGACCTGGTCATTTTTGATGATGACCTCACTCCAACCCAGACCAAGAATATAGAAAAGCTCTGCGGTGTCAAGATCCTCGACCGCAGCGGCCTGATCCTGGATATCTTCGCCAAGCACGCCCGCACCCGTGAAGCGCGTACTCAGGTGGAGCTGGCACAGCTCAAGTATCTCGCGCCGCGCCTGGCCGGTCAGTGGCGCCACCTCGAGCGCCAGGTCGGCGGCATCGGCGTGCGCGGCCCCGGCGAGACCCAGCTTGAGGTCGACCGGCGCCTGATCCGTAAACGCGTCGGACTGCTCGAAAAGGAGCTTGAGCGCATTGCGGGACAACGAGAGATTCGACGCAAAAACCGCCACGACTTTTTCAAGGCCGCACTGGTCGGCTATACCAACGCCGGGAAATCCACCCTGCTCAACGCCCTGACCAACGCCGGCGTTCTGGTCGAGGACCGCCTTTTCGCCACGCTCGATGCCACCGTGCGCAGCCTGCAGCTCGAGGCTCGCCGCCAGATTCTCCTGATCGATACAGTCGGATTCATCCGCAAACTGCCGCATCACCTCATCGCTTCTTTTAAAAGCACGCTGGAAGAGTCCGCCGACGCCGATCTGCTCCTCCATGTCATTGATATTACCCATCCCGGATATGCCGAGCAGATGATCGCCGTGGAGAAGGTGCTCCAAGAGCTTCATCTGACGGGCAAGCCGGTTCTCAAGGTCTTCAACAAGATCGATCGCTTTGATCAGCCGGGTGTGATCGCCCGGCTGCGCGAGTCGGAGCAGCCCTGTGTCTTTATTTCTGCGCAACGGGGGATCGGTCTGACACAGCTGGTTGCCCGGCTCAGCGAGTTCGCAGAAGCCGCCTTTATCAGCGAAACCCTGGAACTGCCGCTTCGACAAGCGGGGTGTATCGCCCGGCTGTATGAGGTGGCGGAGGTGCTTGATACTCTTTACGACGAAAAGGGGGTTTCGGTGCAAATCCGCTTTCCCCGTAACCAGGCGCAACGTGTACGCGGCCAAATCAGCAGAATACTTGCCGGGGAGGGCGAAGATGTCCGGAAAGACTAA
- a CDS encoding folylpolyglutamate synthase/dihydrofolate synthase family protein, with protein sequence MNYHEAESFLLQRELFGWKLGLERMNTFLAELGQPHEQFAAVHVAGTNGKGSVTAMLASILRESGLVCGMYTSPHLQTLRERIRVEGSWIGEAEIVRLVERWRPLIESLQCTFFETMTGLAFRHFADAGVEAAVIEVGLGGRLDATNVITPFLSIITNISFDHMEHLGDSLAAIAAEKAGIIKPGVPCVTGVLPPEAERVILSRAVELGCPIFKASQEVKVQDLRLLAEGSRFTAATAGATYEELFIPLPGPHQVGNAEIAVCAAEHLVHQGMIPAPPPLQRGLAKTHWPGRFEPLCPSPLVLIDVAHNPGGFARQKWMWHHFYPGRPKALVLGLVKDKDLDGVIRELPADAAMIFAVPAPTQRGLPVEALIQTLRLAQRPATPCPSVRAGVEAALAWAAEDSQRVVCITGSHYVVGAALDGIKGLTKW encoded by the coding sequence ATGAACTATCACGAAGCGGAATCCTTTCTTCTGCAGCGGGAGCTTTTCGGCTGGAAGCTGGGACTGGAACGGATGAACACCTTTCTTGCCGAGCTGGGACAGCCGCACGAACAATTTGCCGCTGTACACGTCGCCGGGACCAACGGTAAAGGATCGGTCACGGCGATGTTGGCGAGCATCCTGCGCGAGAGCGGGTTGGTCTGCGGCATGTACACCTCGCCGCATCTGCAAACCCTGAGAGAGAGAATCCGCGTCGAGGGGAGTTGGATCGGCGAGGCCGAGATCGTCCGGCTGGTGGAGCGCTGGCGCCCTTTGATCGAGTCGCTGCAATGCACCTTTTTCGAGACCATGACCGGTCTGGCCTTCCGCCACTTCGCGGATGCCGGGGTTGAGGCAGCGGTCATCGAGGTGGGGCTGGGGGGCCGTCTCGATGCGACCAACGTCATCACCCCCTTTCTCTCGATCATCACGAATATCAGTTTTGATCATATGGAGCATCTGGGTGACAGCCTTGCCGCCATTGCTGCAGAGAAGGCGGGGATCATCAAGCCTGGTGTCCCTTGCGTGACCGGAGTGCTGCCGCCGGAGGCGGAGCGGGTCATTCTCAGCCGCGCGGTGGAGCTCGGCTGCCCGATTTTCAAGGCTTCGCAGGAGGTGAAGGTGCAGGATCTGCGACTTTTAGCGGAGGGTTCTAGATTCACAGCCGCGACGGCCGGTGCCACCTATGAGGAGCTCTTCATACCCCTGCCCGGGCCGCATCAGGTGGGCAATGCCGAGATAGCCGTCTGCGCGGCGGAGCATCTCGTCCATCAGGGCATGATACCCGCGCCGCCGCCCCTGCAGCGGGGCCTCGCAAAGACGCATTGGCCTGGGCGCTTCGAGCCCCTCTGCCCCTCCCCGCTGGTGCTGATCGATGTTGCGCATAATCCAGGCGGCTTTGCCCGGCAAAAGTGGATGTGGCACCATTTTTATCCCGGGAGGCCCAAAGCCCTGGTGCTCGGTTTGGTCAAGGATAAAGACCTGGACGGGGTGATCCGCGAGCTGCCTGCGGATGCGGCCATGATTTTTGCCGTGCCGGCCCCGACCCAGCGCGGCCTGCCCGTCGAGGCGCTGATCCAGACGCTTCGGCTGGCGCAGCGGCCAGCCACGCCCTGCCCCTCGGTGCGTGCCGGGGTCGAAGCGGCTCTGGCTTGGGCGGCGGAGGACTCTCAGCGGGTGGTATGCATCACCGGCTCCCATTATGTGGTCGGCGCCGCCCTCGACGGAATAAAGGGCTTGACAAAATGGTGA